GCTTGTTGAAAGATTCTGGTCTTGGCTTCATTGGCAACGTCGTCTCGTCGTTCGCTGGGAATACTACATGACGAACTTTCTCGGCTTCGTGCAGCTAGCATCCATTTGCATCCTGCTCAAGCGATTTTGAGATAGGTTCTAGGGAACTGAATAAAGCCTGAACCTCAAGCATAGTTTGAAATCATCCCATGCCCATCATCACCCACATCGTAAACGACAGCCACGCCGGCAAGCGCCTCGATCTCTTTATCGCCCACCATGAGCCCCGCATCTCCCGCAGCCGGATCCAGGCCTTGATCAGGGAGAAGCTCGCGCTGGCGGAAGGCCGGAGCGAGAAGCCCGGCTACCGGGTCAAGGCCGGCGACAGGGTCACTCTCGAGCTCCCCGAACGGAAGGTGCGCGAGGTCCTGCCGGAGCCCATCCCGCTCGCAGTGATCTATGAGGACGCGCACATCATCGTCCTGAACAAGCCGGCCGGCCTCGTGGTGCATCCCGCGCCCGGCAACTACACGGGCACGCTCGTGAACGCGCTGCTCTATCACTACGGCAGCCTTCCGTCTCAGGCGCCGGGACCGGGAGGCGTCGAGCGGGAGCGCGCCGGCATCGTGCACCGCCTCGACAAGGACACGTCGGGAGTGATGGTCGTGGCCAGAACGCAGGAGGCGCTCAGGTCCCTGTCGGCGCAGTTCAAGGCCAGGGTCATCCAGAAGCGGTATGTCGCCCTGGTCGCGGGCGTGATCAGGAAAGGGTCGGGCGCCATCGAGGCGGGCCTCGGGAGGCACGTGAAGGAGCGGAAGAGGATCAGCGTGCACACGCGCAAGGCGAGGGAGGCGGTGAC
This genomic interval from Nitrospirota bacterium contains the following:
- a CDS encoding RluA family pseudouridine synthase, whose product is MPIITHIVNDSHAGKRLDLFIAHHEPRISRSRIQALIREKLALAEGRSEKPGYRVKAGDRVTLELPERKVREVLPEPIPLAVIYEDAHIIVLNKPAGLVVHPAPGNYTGTLVNALLYHYGSLPSQAPGPGGVERERAGIVHRLDKDTSGVMVVARTQEALRSLSAQFKARVIQKRYVALVAGVIRKGSGAIEAGLGRHVKERKRISVHTRKAREAVTLYRVRERYLNATLVEVEIKTGRTHQIRVHMSHIGHPVLGDRTYGGSRAAKIKERVIERQMLHAESLSLLHPDTGHPMTFSTPPPQDMNDVIGFLRGGGSSRQGNIPSGFVV